In Cyanobium sp. WAJ14-Wanaka, a single genomic region encodes these proteins:
- the kdsB gene encoding 3-deoxy-manno-octulosonate cytidylyltransferase, protein MTSPRAVVAVPARLESSRLPGKVMADIGGKPMLRHVLERCALAKGVAAVIACTDSELVQRHAQDWGFDALLTPASCASGSERLASVLAELVAAAGGEPEDTLVINVQGDQPLLDPTIIETMVEQFAARHKPQVLTPVYALGPDKLHDPNVVKVLRAADGRAITFSRSALPHVRDVPPELWHQHCPYWGHVGMYGYRADVLAGWNQLPISQLEGLEKLEQLRLVEAGIPLHTFVVDGDCFSVDTQDQLELARRLA, encoded by the coding sequence ATGACTTCCCCCAGGGCCGTGGTGGCGGTGCCGGCGCGGCTGGAATCCTCGAGGCTGCCCGGCAAGGTGATGGCCGATATCGGTGGTAAGCCGATGTTGCGCCATGTGCTCGAGCGCTGCGCCCTGGCCAAGGGGGTGGCGGCCGTAATTGCTTGCACCGATAGCGAGCTGGTGCAGCGCCACGCCCAAGACTGGGGCTTTGACGCCCTGCTGACTCCGGCCAGCTGCGCTTCAGGAAGTGAACGGCTGGCCTCGGTGCTGGCAGAGCTAGTGGCCGCCGCTGGCGGCGAGCCAGAAGACACCCTGGTGATCAATGTGCAGGGCGACCAGCCCCTGCTGGATCCCACGATCATCGAAACCATGGTCGAGCAGTTCGCAGCTCGCCATAAACCCCAGGTTTTGACGCCGGTCTATGCCCTGGGGCCAGACAAACTCCACGACCCCAATGTGGTGAAGGTGCTGCGGGCCGCCGATGGCCGGGCCATTACCTTTTCGCGCAGCGCCCTGCCCCATGTGCGGGATGTGCCGCCGGAGCTGTGGCACCAGCACTGCCCCTACTGGGGCCATGTGGGCATGTATGGCTACCGCGCCGACGTGCTGGCGGGCTGGAACCAGCTGCCGATCTCGCAGCTTGAGGGCCTCGAAAAGCTGGAGCAGTTGCGCCTGGTGGAGGCGGGCATCCCCTTGCATACCTTTGTGGTGGACGGGGATTGCTTCTCAGTCGACACCCAGGACCAACTGGAGCTGGCCCGGCGACTGGCCTAG
- a CDS encoding KdsC family phosphatase, with amino-acid sequence MRHLLLASRFRAIELLVCDVDGVLTDGGLHYDEAGRVVKRFNVRDGLAIRMLQRAGVEVAFLSGGRSGAIEQRAAHLDIRHCLVGVGDKLAALEDLQHQLQLPVEATAFIGDDLNDLTVRPATGLLVCPADGARGLRRRADWVLKSRGGHGAVRELAEQLLERRGQWQELNRSGWRDKNV; translated from the coding sequence ATTCGCCACCTGCTGCTTGCTTCCCGCTTCCGTGCCATCGAGCTGTTGGTCTGTGATGTGGATGGGGTGCTCACCGATGGCGGCCTCCACTACGACGAAGCGGGCCGGGTGGTGAAGCGTTTCAACGTGCGCGATGGCCTGGCGATTCGGATGCTGCAGCGGGCTGGGGTGGAGGTGGCCTTCCTCAGCGGCGGCCGCAGTGGGGCGATCGAACAGCGCGCCGCCCACCTCGACATTCGCCATTGCCTGGTGGGGGTCGGCGACAAGTTGGCCGCATTGGAGGATCTGCAGCACCAACTGCAGCTGCCGGTTGAGGCGACGGCCTTCATCGGCGACGACCTCAACGACCTGACCGTCAGGCCGGCCACGGGGTTGCTGGTGTGTCCAGCCGATGGGGCGCGGGGTCTGCGGAGAAGGGCCGACTGGGTGCTGAAAAGCCGCGGCGGCCATGGGGCAGTTCGCGAACTCGCCGAACAGCTATTGGAGCGCCGGGGCCAGTGGCAGGAGCTCAACCGCTCCGGCTGGCGCGATAAAAACGTTTAA
- the kdsA gene encoding 3-deoxy-8-phosphooctulonate synthase, producing the protein MAAKPLTLIAGPCVIESRELVLSVAEQVQAICQELGITYVFKASFDKANRSSGASFRGPGVDGGLAILQEVKSSLGLKVLTDIHESHQAAAVAEVVDVLQIPAFLCRQTDLLEAAARAVAGTSKVVNVKKGQFLAPWDMAQVVAKFKELGLDPASGRLWLTERGNSFGYNTLVVDYRSLPQLQALGCPVIFDATHAVQQPGGRGSSSGGQREFVAPLARAAMAVGVDGLFLEVHPNPEEALSDGPNMVPLHRLKPLLRQLLAIREVVAQGLAPSIL; encoded by the coding sequence ATGGCCGCCAAGCCCCTCACCTTGATCGCCGGTCCGTGCGTGATCGAAAGCCGGGAGCTGGTGCTGTCAGTGGCCGAGCAGGTGCAGGCGATCTGCCAGGAGCTGGGCATCACCTACGTGTTTAAGGCCAGTTTCGATAAGGCCAACCGCAGCTCCGGCGCCTCCTTCCGTGGACCGGGGGTTGATGGCGGCCTGGCGATCCTGCAGGAGGTGAAGAGCAGCCTGGGGCTAAAAGTGCTCACCGACATCCACGAAAGCCACCAGGCCGCTGCCGTGGCTGAGGTGGTGGATGTGTTGCAGATACCCGCCTTCCTCTGCCGCCAAACCGACCTGCTCGAGGCCGCCGCCAGGGCCGTTGCCGGCACCAGCAAGGTGGTGAATGTGAAAAAGGGCCAATTCCTGGCCCCCTGGGACATGGCCCAGGTGGTGGCCAAGTTCAAGGAGTTGGGGCTGGATCCAGCTAGCGGCCGGCTCTGGCTGACCGAGCGGGGCAACAGCTTTGGCTACAACACCCTGGTGGTGGATTACCGCAGCCTGCCCCAGCTCCAGGCCCTCGGCTGCCCGGTGATTTTCGATGCCACCCATGCGGTGCAGCAACCGGGCGGGCGGGGCAGCAGCTCAGGAGGTCAACGGGAATTTGTGGCGCCCCTGGCCCGAGCTGCCATGGCCGTGGGGGTCGATGGGCTGTTTTTGGAGGTCCATCCCAACCCGGAGGAGGCCCTCAGCGATGGCCCCAACATGGTGCCGTTGCATCGCCTCAAGCCCCTGCTGCGCCAACTGCTGGCGATCCGCGAGGTGGTGGCTCAGGGGTTGGCCCCTTCAATTCTTTAA
- a CDS encoding SIS domain-containing protein: MSALTRCLEEEAAAIAAAAQRLDSDQVEAALSLLNNCRERRGKLVVTGVGKSGIVARKIAATFCSIGLTAVFLNPTDALHGDLGIVAADDVALLLSNSGETEELLAILPHLKRRGTGRIALVGRLNSSLAAGCDVALDGSVDREVCPLNLAPTASTAVAMAIGDALAAVWMERCGISPEDFAINHPAGALGRQLTLTVADLMVPAAELSPLNPQARLPEVIAKLTEGSPARGSLGAAWVHGSRDRGQLGGLITDGDLRRTLQRHGPQEWAGITALEMATVAPITTTPGALAAEALELMERNPRQAISVLPVVDPQNSEKLLGLLRLHDLVQAGFTSNQS, encoded by the coding sequence TTGTCTGCCCTGACCCGCTGTTTGGAGGAGGAGGCGGCGGCGATTGCGGCGGCGGCCCAGCGCCTGGACAGTGACCAGGTGGAAGCAGCCCTCAGCCTGTTGAACAACTGCCGGGAGCGCCGGGGCAAGTTGGTGGTGACTGGGGTGGGCAAAAGCGGCATCGTGGCCCGCAAAATTGCTGCCACCTTTTGCTCGATCGGCCTAACGGCGGTGTTTTTAAATCCCACCGACGCCCTCCATGGCGACCTGGGCATCGTGGCTGCCGACGACGTGGCCCTGCTGCTCTCCAACAGCGGCGAAACGGAAGAACTGCTGGCAATCCTTCCCCACCTGAAGCGGCGCGGCACCGGCCGCATTGCCCTGGTGGGCCGGCTCAACTCCAGCCTGGCGGCAGGTTGTGATGTGGCCCTCGACGGCTCTGTGGACAGGGAGGTCTGCCCCCTGAATCTCGCCCCCACGGCCAGCACAGCCGTGGCGATGGCGATCGGCGATGCCCTGGCGGCGGTCTGGATGGAGCGCTGCGGCATCTCCCCAGAGGATTTCGCCATCAACCACCCGGCTGGTGCCCTGGGCCGCCAACTGACCCTGACCGTGGCCGATTTGATGGTGCCAGCCGCCGAACTCAGTCCGCTCAACCCCCAGGCCCGCCTGCCGGAGGTGATCGCCAAGCTCACCGAGGGCAGCCCAGCTCGGGGAAGCCTCGGTGCCGCCTGGGTGCATGGCTCAAGGGATCGAGGCCAGTTGGGCGGCCTGATCACCGATGGCGACCTGCGCCGCACCCTCCAGCGCCACGGACCCCAGGAATGGGCCGGGATCACCGCCCTGGAGATGGCCACCGTCGCACCAATCACCACCACACCTGGGGCCCTGGCGGCAGAGGCCCTGGAGTTGATGGAGCGCAATCCCCGCCAGGCCATTTCCGTGCTGCCCGTGGTTGATCCCCAAAACAGCGAGAAACTGCTGGGACTGTTGCGCCTCCACGATCTGGTGCAGGCTGGGTTCACCTCCAACCAGAGCTGA
- the selD gene encoding selenide, water dikinase SelD — protein MQHQSSQLPQEHLVLAGGGHSHVLVLRMWAMAATGRGRWAKPPALITLVSRHSTALYSGMVPGLVAGFYRRDECAIDLRRLCQLAGVGFVQAEITGLDLQAQQLHLEGRLPMVYGQLSLDVGCETRISKAATGMAIKPLEPFLAWCQQQQPSPASPAASKAVRAPGVTLQGGGLAAVELALALKARGFASQINLNGHQFRLGSKAANRRGRQLLQQAAIPLTVPGPADAACPDLAANGSADQNLLCTGSQAPAWLVESGLPTDGSGRVLTETSLQVLGHGGLFASGDCGVIASHPRPASGVWAVRAAPVLAANLERSLKNQLLAEPKRKPLQSWRPQRQVLQLVGDGGSITGRPRALALWGPFAFGPSRLLWRWKEAIDRRFMAGFEDLQAMRQGANQPATQPGNQPAMACRGCAAKLPAAPLQAALQRSGLKGPPEDAALVGTGAGGELLLQSVDGFPALVADPWLNARLTTLHACSDLWACGARVDSGQAVVTLPEAGPHLQAELLSQTLAGILSVLEPMRAGLIGGHTLEGRDGSGLSLVLSVNGSAAEAWGKGPLRSGDTLILTKAIGTGVLFSAQMAHAPSRLCPPQAIDRALEVMQQNQAQCVAVLAAGRCKACTDVTGFGLLGHLGEMLAASPVGLKVVLDRDALAALALPGALALLQAGYASSLAPANGAALSLLAGRVELEPCPNGLSGLLIDPQTCGPLLAAVPKEQSGAVVANLRALGFASAARIGSVA, from the coding sequence ATGCAGCACCAGTCCAGCCAGCTCCCCCAAGAGCACCTGGTTTTGGCCGGGGGTGGCCACAGCCATGTGCTGGTGCTGCGGATGTGGGCGATGGCGGCGACAGGCAGGGGTCGATGGGCAAAACCGCCGGCATTGATCACCCTGGTGAGTCGCCACAGCACTGCCCTCTATTCGGGGATGGTGCCGGGCCTGGTGGCAGGGTTTTATCGGCGCGATGAGTGCGCCATCGACCTGCGGCGGCTCTGCCAACTGGCGGGGGTGGGCTTTGTGCAGGCCGAGATCACCGGGCTGGATTTACAGGCGCAGCAATTGCATCTAGAGGGGCGCTTGCCGATGGTCTATGGCCAACTGAGCCTCGATGTGGGCTGCGAAACCCGGATCAGCAAAGCCGCCACGGGGATGGCGATCAAGCCCCTGGAGCCCTTCCTGGCCTGGTGCCAGCAGCAGCAGCCCTCACCGGCCAGTCCTGCGGCCAGCAAAGCAGTAAGAGCCCCCGGGGTCACCCTCCAGGGAGGCGGACTGGCGGCAGTGGAGCTGGCCCTAGCCCTTAAGGCCCGGGGATTTGCCAGCCAAATAAACCTGAATGGCCACCAATTCAGGCTGGGCTCAAAGGCTGCCAACCGCCGCGGCCGTCAGCTACTCCAACAAGCCGCCATTCCCCTCACGGTTCCAGGGCCAGCTGACGCGGCCTGCCCTGATCTGGCCGCAAATGGCAGCGCCGATCAAAACCTGCTCTGCACCGGCAGCCAGGCCCCCGCTTGGCTGGTTGAATCGGGCCTGCCCACCGACGGCTCAGGGCGGGTACTCACGGAAACCAGCCTGCAGGTGCTGGGCCATGGCGGCCTATTCGCCAGCGGTGATTGCGGCGTAATCGCCAGCCACCCCAGGCCAGCCTCGGGCGTCTGGGCCGTGCGGGCTGCGCCGGTGCTGGCCGCCAACCTGGAGCGAAGCCTGAAAAACCAGCTGCTGGCGGAGCCAAAGCGCAAACCACTGCAGTCCTGGAGGCCCCAAAGGCAGGTTCTGCAGCTAGTCGGAGATGGGGGCTCCATCACGGGAAGACCGCGGGCCCTTGCCCTCTGGGGACCTTTTGCTTTCGGGCCCAGCCGGCTGCTCTGGCGCTGGAAGGAGGCCATCGACCGGCGCTTCATGGCCGGCTTTGAAGACCTCCAAGCCATGAGGCAAGGTGCCAACCAGCCGGCTACCCAGCCTGGTAATCAACCAGCCATGGCCTGCCGGGGCTGCGCCGCCAAGTTGCCCGCCGCACCGCTCCAAGCGGCCCTGCAGCGCTCAGGCCTCAAGGGCCCCCCTGAGGACGCCGCCCTGGTTGGCACTGGGGCCGGTGGAGAGCTGTTGCTGCAAAGCGTGGATGGCTTCCCGGCGCTGGTGGCCGACCCCTGGCTGAATGCCCGCCTCACCACCCTGCACGCCTGCAGCGATCTCTGGGCCTGCGGAGCCAGGGTGGATAGCGGGCAAGCGGTCGTGACCCTGCCGGAGGCTGGGCCGCATCTGCAGGCAGAGCTGCTCAGCCAAACCCTGGCCGGCATCTTATCGGTGCTCGAGCCGATGCGCGCTGGGCTGATCGGCGGCCACACCCTCGAGGGCCGCGATGGCAGCGGCCTGAGCCTGGTGCTCAGCGTGAATGGATCAGCCGCTGAAGCCTGGGGTAAGGGGCCCCTCCGTAGCGGCGACACCCTGATCCTGACCAAGGCGATTGGCACGGGGGTGCTGTTTTCCGCCCAGATGGCCCATGCCCCCAGCCGCCTCTGTCCGCCCCAGGCCATCGACCGGGCCCTGGAGGTGATGCAGCAAAACCAGGCTCAATGCGTGGCTGTGCTGGCGGCAGGAAGGTGCAAGGCCTGCACGGATGTCACCGGCTTTGGCCTGCTCGGTCACCTGGGCGAGATGCTTGCCGCCAGTCCTGTTGGGCTCAAGGTGGTTCTTGATAGGGATGCCTTGGCGGCCCTGGCCCTACCTGGGGCCCTGGCCCTGCTCCAAGCCGGCTACGCCAGCAGCCTGGCCCCCGCCAATGGGGCTGCCCTTTCCCTGTTGGCTGGCCGGGTCGAGCTTGAGCCCTGCCCTAACGGCCTAAGCGGTCTGTTGATCGATCCCCAAACCTGCGGCCCCCTGCTGGCTGCGGTTCCCAAAGAGCAAAGCGGGGCCGTGGTAGCCAACCTCAGAGCCCTCGGCTTTGCTAGCGCTGCCCGCATTGGCAGCGTGGCGTGA
- the galE gene encoding UDP-glucose 4-epimerase GalE, with product MAHLLITGGAGFIGSHTCLVLLEAGHSLVVLDNFANSSPESLIRVLELAELGFESERLRVIEGDIRSEADLNRAFGATPGSTGIEAVIHFAGLKAVGESVAHPLRYWDVNLAGSRSLLAAMEAHGCRNLVFSSSATLYGYPEVVPIAETAPIQPINPYGHSKAAVEQLLADLYGARLQSQTPWRIARLRYFNPVGAHPSGRIGEDPNGTPNNLFPFVSQVAIGRRKQLQVFGGDWPTADGSGVRDYIHVMDLAEGHRAALDVLLAEPPQLLTLNLGSGQGHSVLEVVSAFGAASGQPVPYEIVPRRAGDAAATVADASLAHGRLGWRTSRTLQDMCRDGWAWQSGNPKGYGK from the coding sequence ATGGCCCATCTCCTAATCACCGGTGGCGCCGGCTTCATCGGCAGCCACACCTGCCTGGTGCTGCTGGAGGCCGGCCACAGCCTGGTGGTGCTCGACAACTTCGCCAACAGTTCCCCAGAGAGCCTCATACGGGTGCTGGAGCTGGCCGAATTGGGCTTCGAAAGCGAGCGTTTGCGGGTCATTGAGGGCGATATCCGCAGCGAGGCGGACCTAAATCGGGCCTTTGGCGCAACTCCCGGCAGCACCGGCATCGAGGCGGTGATCCACTTCGCCGGACTCAAGGCCGTGGGGGAATCGGTGGCCCACCCCCTGCGCTACTGGGATGTGAACCTGGCGGGCTCCCGCAGTCTGCTGGCGGCGATGGAGGCCCACGGCTGCCGCAACCTGGTTTTCAGCAGTAGCGCCACCCTCTACGGCTACCCCGAGGTGGTGCCGATCGCTGAAACGGCGCCAATCCAGCCAATCAACCCCTATGGCCACAGCAAGGCTGCAGTGGAGCAGCTGCTGGCGGATTTATACGGGGCCAGGCTCCAAAGCCAAACCCCCTGGCGCATCGCCCGCTTGAGGTACTTCAACCCGGTGGGCGCCCATCCCAGCGGGCGCATCGGTGAAGACCCCAATGGCACGCCCAACAACCTTTTCCCCTTTGTGAGCCAGGTGGCCATCGGTCGGCGCAAGCAACTGCAGGTCTTTGGTGGCGACTGGCCCACCGCCGATGGCAGCGGCGTGCGCGATTACATCCACGTAATGGATCTGGCGGAAGGACACCGCGCTGCCCTGGATGTGCTGCTGGCCGAGCCACCCCAACTGCTCACCTTGAATCTGGGCAGCGGCCAGGGCCATTCGGTGCTGGAGGTGGTGTCTGCCTTTGGGGCCGCCAGTGGCCAGCCAGTGCCCTACGAAATCGTGCCGCGCCGGGCCGGCGATGCGGCCGCCACCGTGGCCGATGCCTCCCTAGCCCATGGGCGCCTGGGCTGGCGTACAAGCCGCACCCTCCAGGACATGTGCCGCGACGGCTGGGCCTGGCAAAGCGGCAATCCCAAGGGCTACGGAAAGTAA
- a CDS encoding nucleotide sugar dehydrogenase, which produces MAVIADRCPHIQVQVVDLNAERIAAWNDPDLAKLPIYEPGLDAVVGRCRGRNLHFSTEVDAAIAAADMVFLSVNTPTKTKGLGAGQASDLKWVEASARQVAAHAQGHTVVVEKSTLPVRTAAAVKAILDAGPEGKSFSVLSNPEFLAEGTAMADLDAPDRVLIGGDDPAAIEALAAIYGHWVAPEKILRTNLWSSELSKLTANAFLAQRISSINGIAAFCEATGADVSEVARAIGADSRIGPKFLQAGPGFGGSCFQKDILNLVYLCRHYGLEEVAAYWEQVVALNIWQQQRIARLVVNKLFGTVSGKRLAVLGFAFKADTNDTRESPAIRICRDLLEEGARLAIVDPKVKPEQIARDLGQAPADCDGGWQMVDSALEAAAGADAVLLLTDWAEFGSLDWKAIASVMRQPAWLFDARAKADAAGAKAAGLNVWTVGEG; this is translated from the coding sequence ATGGCCGTAATCGCCGATCGCTGCCCCCATATCCAGGTGCAGGTGGTGGATCTCAACGCCGAGCGCATTGCCGCCTGGAACGATCCCGATCTAGCCAAGTTGCCGATCTATGAGCCCGGCCTGGATGCGGTGGTGGGCCGTTGTCGGGGCCGCAACCTGCATTTCTCCACCGAGGTGGATGCGGCGATCGCCGCCGCCGACATGGTGTTCCTTTCGGTTAACACCCCCACCAAAACCAAGGGTTTGGGGGCCGGCCAGGCCAGCGACCTCAAGTGGGTGGAGGCCTCCGCCCGCCAGGTGGCAGCCCATGCCCAGGGCCACACGGTGGTGGTGGAGAAAAGCACCCTGCCCGTGCGCACGGCCGCGGCGGTTAAGGCAATCCTCGATGCGGGCCCAGAAGGTAAAAGTTTTTCGGTGCTCTCCAATCCGGAGTTTTTGGCCGAAGGCACCGCCATGGCCGATCTCGATGCCCCCGACCGGGTGTTGATCGGTGGCGATGACCCCGCCGCCATTGAGGCCTTGGCCGCCATCTATGGCCATTGGGTGGCGCCCGAAAAGATCCTGCGCACCAATCTCTGGAGTTCGGAGCTCTCCAAGCTCACCGCCAATGCCTTCTTGGCCCAGCGGATCAGCTCGATCAACGGCATTGCCGCCTTCTGTGAGGCCACGGGCGCCGATGTGTCGGAGGTGGCCAGGGCAATAGGCGCAGACAGCCGCATTGGCCCCAAGTTTTTGCAGGCTGGCCCTGGTTTTGGTGGCAGCTGCTTCCAAAAAGACATCCTCAATTTGGTTTATCTGTGCCGGCACTACGGCCTTGAGGAGGTGGCGGCCTACTGGGAGCAGGTGGTGGCGCTGAACATTTGGCAGCAGCAGCGGATTGCCCGCTTGGTGGTCAACAAGCTTTTTGGCACCGTCAGCGGCAAGCGTCTGGCGGTGTTGGGCTTTGCCTTTAAGGCCGACACCAATGACACCCGGGAATCGCCTGCGATTCGCATTTGCCGAGACCTGCTCGAGGAGGGGGCCCGTCTGGCGATCGTCGATCCGAAGGTGAAGCCCGAGCAAATCGCCAGGGATCTGGGCCAGGCCCCCGCCGATTGCGACGGGGGTTGGCAGATGGTGGATTCGGCTTTGGAGGCCGCAGCGGGGGCAGATGCTGTTTTGCTGCTCACCGATTGGGCGGAGTTTGGCTCTCTCGATTGGAAGGCGATCGCTTCGGTGATGCGCCAACCCGCCTGGTTGTTTGATGCCCGGGCAAAGGCTGATGCGGCTGGTGCCAAGGCGGCGGGCCTAAACGTTTGGACCGTGGGGGAGGGTTAA
- a CDS encoding ribbon-helix-helix domain-containing protein, whose protein sequence is MRTTLTLDDDVLAAARVLARQQGRSVGCVLSALVRQGLQKPVYSVQSSRNGLPLLPIRPDGQPVDLQLVNRLRDELP, encoded by the coding sequence ATGCGCACCACCTTGACCCTTGATGACGACGTGCTAGCTGCGGCAAGGGTTTTGGCCAGGCAGCAGGGGAGATCCGTGGGCTGCGTGTTGAGCGCCCTGGTCCGCCAAGGTTTGCAGAAACCGGTCTATTCAGTCCAGTCCAGCCGCAACGGTTTGCCGCTGTTGCCGATTCGCCCCGACGGCCAACCTGTGGACCTGCAGCTGGTCAACAGGCTGCGCGATGAGCTGCCGTGA
- a CDS encoding TA system VapC family ribonuclease toxin, with amino-acid sequence MSAGVLLDVNVLIALLDPLHVHHEPAHRWFAKRDDLAWASCALTQNAVLRILGHPRYPNSPGAPAAVAPVLQQLIHHPSHQFWADSLSLLTAPEVEAQALLDPAQISDTYLLAMAVRQQGRLASFDRRLVTTAVAGGSEALELIPV; translated from the coding sequence GTGAGCGCTGGGGTCCTATTGGATGTGAATGTGTTGATTGCCCTGCTTGATCCGTTGCATGTGCATCACGAGCCGGCCCATCGGTGGTTCGCCAAGCGAGACGATCTGGCCTGGGCCAGCTGCGCGTTGACCCAAAACGCTGTTTTACGGATCCTGGGGCATCCCCGTTACCCCAATTCACCGGGAGCTCCAGCGGCGGTAGCCCCCGTTCTCCAGCAGTTGATTCACCACCCCAGTCACCAGTTTTGGGCCGATTCCCTCAGCCTGCTCACGGCGCCAGAGGTGGAGGCCCAGGCCCTGCTCGATCCCGCCCAGATCAGCGACACCTACCTGCTGGCTATGGCCGTTCGCCAGCAGGGCCGCTTGGCCAGCTTTGATCGGCGCTTGGTGACTACTGCCGTGGCTGGAGGCTCAGAAGCCTTGGAGCTCATACCTGTTTGA
- a CDS encoding UDP-glucuronic acid decarboxylase family protein — translation MPASLTRNLITGGAGFVGSHLVDRLMEAGEEVICLDNYFTGRKENIAQWIGHPRFELIRHDVTEPIKLEVDRIWHLACPASPVHYQFNPIKTAKTSFLGTYNMLGLARRVGARLLLASTSEVYGDPEVHPQPESYRGCVNTIGIRSCYDEGKRIAETLCFDYRRMHGTEIRVARIFNTYGPRMLPDDGRVVSNFIVQALSGEPLTLYGDGSQTRSFCYVDDLVEGLIRLMNGEHTGPINIGNPAEFTIKQLAELVRDRINPQLPLITKPLPADDPLQRQPVIDLAQRELGWQPTVPLEQGLEPTMAYFRGLLSA, via the coding sequence ATGCCTGCCTCCCTTACCCGCAACCTGATCACCGGCGGTGCCGGCTTTGTGGGCTCGCACCTGGTGGATCGGCTGATGGAAGCCGGTGAGGAGGTGATCTGCCTCGACAACTACTTCACCGGCCGCAAGGAAAACATTGCCCAGTGGATCGGCCACCCCCGCTTTGAGCTGATCCGCCACGACGTGACTGAGCCGATCAAGCTTGAGGTCGACCGGATTTGGCACCTGGCCTGCCCGGCTTCGCCGGTGCACTACCAGTTCAATCCGATCAAAACGGCCAAAACCAGCTTCCTTGGCACCTACAACATGTTGGGCCTGGCCCGGCGGGTGGGGGCCCGGCTATTGCTTGCCAGCACCAGTGAGGTGTATGGCGATCCGGAGGTGCATCCCCAGCCCGAGAGCTACCGGGGCTGCGTTAACACCATCGGCATCCGCAGCTGCTACGACGAGGGCAAGCGCATCGCCGAAACCCTTTGCTTTGATTACCGGCGCATGCACGGCACCGAGATCCGGGTGGCGCGGATCTTCAATACCTACGGGCCCAGGATGCTGCCCGACGACGGCCGGGTGGTTAGCAACTTCATCGTGCAGGCGTTGAGCGGCGAACCCCTCACCCTCTACGGAGACGGCAGCCAAACCCGCAGTTTTTGCTATGTGGATGATCTGGTGGAGGGCCTGATCCGCTTGATGAATGGCGAGCACACCGGCCCAATCAACATCGGTAATCCAGCTGAATTCACAATCAAGCAATTGGCTGAGCTGGTGCGTGATCGCATCAACCCCCAGCTGCCTTTGATCACTAAGCCCCTACCCGCCGATGATCCCCTGCAGCGCCAACCGGTAATCGATCTGGCCCAACGGGAGCTGGGCTGGCAGCCCACGGTGCCGCTGGAGCAGGGTCTTGAGCCCACGATGGCCTATTTCCGTGGGTTGCTTTCAGCATGA